A genomic window from Methanosarcinales archaeon includes:
- the gltA gene encoding NADPH-dependent glutamate synthase yields MPVLDRQHMPRQDPEKRRKNFEEVALGYSGEQAKKEASRCIQCKKPACIAGCPVEINIPAFIKCIDEDDMEGAVKELKSMNALPAICGRVCPQESQCEAVCVLGKKGEPVAIGRLERYTADWELGTKPIPEEKPEPTGKRVAVVGSGPASLTTAAELAKLGHSVTIFEALHKAGGVLVYGIPEFRLPKSIVLNEVKYVERLGVSIQYNSVVGKLDTLDELLEEFNAVFLGTGAGLPRFMDIDGENLSGVYSANEFLTRVNLMKAYQFPDYDTPIKRGQRVVVVGGGNVAMDSARCAVRLGAEEVTIIYRRGEEEMPARNEEIENAKEEGIKFKILSNPTRILGDESNWVKHIECLNMELCEPDESGRCRPEPKLGTEHLIDVDVVVIAIGTSPNPLIPMTSKGLKTTKWGTIVADENGITSKNGVFAGGDVVTGSATVISAMGAGKIAAKAINNFLNN; encoded by the coding sequence ATGCCAGTGTTAGACAGGCAGCACATGCCCAGACAGGACCCTGAAAAAAGGAGAAAGAATTTCGAAGAAGTGGCACTCGGGTATTCCGGCGAACAGGCGAAAAAGGAGGCAAGCCGCTGCATACAGTGCAAGAAACCTGCCTGCATAGCAGGTTGTCCGGTTGAGATCAATATTCCCGCATTCATTAAATGTATAGATGAAGATGATATGGAAGGCGCTGTTAAAGAGCTTAAATCCATGAACGCCCTGCCTGCCATCTGCGGACGTGTATGTCCCCAGGAGAGTCAGTGTGAAGCGGTCTGCGTACTTGGAAAGAAAGGTGAACCAGTGGCTATCGGCCGTTTGGAAAGATATACAGCAGACTGGGAACTGGGCACTAAACCTATTCCTGAAGAAAAACCTGAACCCACAGGTAAAAGGGTTGCAGTAGTGGGTTCTGGCCCGGCAAGTCTTACGACAGCTGCAGAACTGGCAAAGCTGGGGCACAGCGTGACCATATTCGAGGCCCTGCACAAAGCTGGAGGAGTGCTGGTATACGGCATTCCGGAATTCAGGCTGCCCAAATCCATAGTCCTTAATGAAGTGAAATATGTTGAAAGACTTGGAGTTTCCATTCAATATAATAGTGTTGTTGGTAAACTGGATACGCTTGATGAATTGCTGGAGGAGTTTAATGCTGTTTTCCTGGGTACAGGTGCGGGTCTGCCCAGGTTCATGGATATTGATGGTGAGAACCTGAGCGGAGTGTATTCTGCCAATGAGTTTTTGACAAGGGTGAATTTGATGAAGGCTTATCAGTTCCCTGATTATGATACCCCAATAAAACGTGGACAGAGGGTTGTAGTAGTTGGAGGAGGCAATGTGGCTATGGACAGTGCAAGGTGTGCCGTTCGCCTTGGTGCAGAAGAGGTCACTATCATATACCGGCGCGGTGAAGAAGAGATGCCGGCCAGGAATGAGGAGATCGAGAATGCAAAGGAGGAGGGTATAAAGTTCAAGATATTATCAAACCCTACGAGGATTTTAGGAGATGAGAGTAACTGGGTCAAACATATAGAGTGTTTAAATATGGAACTATGCGAGCCAGATGAATCAGGCAGGTGCAGGCCAGAACCGAAATTGGGTACTGAACATCTAATTGATGTGGATGTGGTAGTAATAGCAATTGGCACCTCGCCTAATCCATTGATCCCGATGACCTCAAAAGGTCTGAAGACGACAAAGTGGGGGACCATAGTGGCTGACGAGAATGGTATTACCTCTAAAAATGGCGTGTTTGCAGGAGGTGATGTCGTTACCGGTTCTGCAACTGTAATAAGCGCAATGGGTGCCGGTAAGATCGCTGCTAAAGCTATTAATAACTTTCTTAATAATTGA